A DNA window from Streptomyces bacillaris contains the following coding sequences:
- a CDS encoding PP2C family protein-serine/threonine phosphatase: protein MGTTGIPTQQDTPFDSSPGSLLWNLDATILLVEDDAGDAMLVEEMLTDSELDSALTWRKTLAEARAFLRTRTTPVCVLLDLHLPDVHGLDAVRQILESDSDAAIVVLTGLEDSGTGLRAVAQGAQDYLVKGRLDPEVLSRAIRYALQRKEVERAAAALRSNQLIAQENARLERGLLPVPLLRDGRFHARARYEPGRVHGLLSGDFYDVVQTADGAVHAVIGDVSGHGAAEAALGVCLRVAWRTAVLCGTSQLEQIELLEEILVAERSDAHVFATMTSLSFTPDGRGARIVRAGHPGLLLRRGDEVHWVEPEGGMALGLLPGMGRWTTVDLPLVPGDGLVLFTDGLFEGRDGPDSRLGEEGLLAMARALGNLQGRQFVDALVAGAAEGAAPYGGLADDVAVLHLGWGSELS, encoded by the coding sequence GTGGGCACCACCGGCATCCCCACTCAGCAGGACACCCCTTTCGACTCCTCCCCCGGCTCCCTCCTGTGGAACCTCGACGCCACGATCCTCCTGGTGGAGGACGACGCGGGCGACGCCATGCTCGTCGAGGAGATGCTCACCGACAGCGAGCTGGACTCCGCGCTGACCTGGCGCAAGACGCTCGCCGAGGCCCGTGCCTTCCTGCGCACCCGCACCACGCCTGTCTGCGTGCTGCTGGACCTGCACCTCCCGGACGTCCACGGCCTGGACGCCGTACGCCAGATCCTGGAGTCCGACAGCGACGCCGCGATCGTCGTCCTCACCGGCCTGGAGGACTCCGGCACAGGACTGCGGGCGGTCGCCCAGGGCGCCCAGGACTACCTGGTCAAGGGTCGGCTCGACCCCGAGGTCCTCTCCCGGGCGATCCGCTACGCGCTCCAGCGCAAGGAGGTGGAGCGGGCCGCCGCGGCGCTGCGTTCCAACCAGCTGATCGCCCAGGAGAACGCCCGGCTGGAACGTGGCCTGCTGCCCGTCCCGCTCCTGCGCGACGGGCGCTTCCACGCTCGCGCCCGGTACGAGCCCGGGCGGGTCCACGGATTGCTGAGCGGTGACTTCTACGACGTGGTGCAGACGGCCGACGGCGCGGTGCACGCGGTGATCGGCGACGTCTCGGGGCACGGCGCGGCGGAGGCGGCGCTCGGGGTCTGCCTGCGGGTGGCCTGGCGCACGGCCGTGCTGTGCGGGACCTCCCAGCTGGAGCAGATCGAGCTGCTGGAGGAGATCCTGGTCGCCGAGCGCTCGGACGCGCACGTCTTCGCCACGATGACCTCCCTGAGCTTCACGCCCGACGGGCGCGGCGCCAGGATCGTCCGGGCGGGCCACCCCGGTCTGCTGCTGCGCAGGGGCGACGAGGTGCACTGGGTGGAGCCGGAGGGCGGCATGGCACTCGGGCTGCTGCCCGGCATGGGCCGGTGGACGACGGTCGACCTGCCGCTGGTCCCCGGTGACGGCCTGGTGCTCTTCACCGACGGACTCTTCGAGGGGCGCGACGGCCCCGACAGCCGGCTCGGCGAGGAAGGGCTGCTGGCGATGGCCAGGGCTCTCGGAAATCTGCAAGGTCGGCAGTTCGTCGACGCACTGGTGGCGGGAGCCGCCGAGGGAGCCGCCCCCTACGGCGGGCTTGCGGACGATGTGGCCGTACTGCATCTGGGCTGGGGATCGGAACTTTCATGA
- a CDS encoding ATP-binding protein, with translation MQNWVHVILGGFVVVICGCLVTGGLVLSRMSDHTTDLVDRIQPARSVSFQLQNALLDQETGVRGFALTGDESFLEPYEAGKVAERERLSRARELVGDDPRLAADLDAIAAAARKWRANRAEPLMEAVRRDGPTESGTTALLQGSKSEFDGLREAYGAQQSHLSEARDLVRADLDDARETRDQVMFALVAVLVLTVVALSVLLHRVVGIPLNKLREASERVRSGAFDRRIEAQGPSDVQAVAEAVENMRHRLVDELEGAQGREALLASQTQELRRSNSELEQFAYVASHDLQEPLRKVASFCQLLEKRYGDELDDRGKQYIAFAVDGAKRMQVLINDLLTFSRVGRVHDGRKPVDLGQALDRALGNLSAAVEEAGALVERPRELPELVGDATALTMVWQNLVGNAVKFRRPDVECRIAVDCVREGDDWHLTVSDNGIGIAPEFADKVFVIFQRLHGRDEYDGTGIGLALCRKIIEFHGGRIWVDSGAGEGTRIHFTLPAVTEAPQNLLAEPPAPATTASEPGDAS, from the coding sequence GTGCAGAACTGGGTCCATGTGATCCTCGGCGGGTTCGTCGTGGTGATCTGTGGGTGCCTGGTGACCGGTGGCCTCGTGCTGTCCCGGATGTCCGACCACACGACCGATCTGGTGGACCGAATACAGCCCGCCCGGTCGGTCTCCTTCCAGTTGCAGAACGCACTGCTGGACCAGGAGACGGGAGTCCGCGGCTTCGCCCTGACAGGCGACGAGTCCTTCCTGGAGCCGTACGAGGCGGGCAAGGTGGCCGAGCGCGAACGGTTGTCCCGGGCCCGGGAACTGGTCGGTGACGACCCGCGGCTCGCCGCCGACCTCGACGCCATCGCGGCCGCCGCCCGGAAGTGGCGTGCGAACAGGGCCGAGCCCCTGATGGAGGCTGTCCGCCGGGACGGTCCGACCGAGTCTGGCACCACCGCCCTGCTGCAGGGCAGCAAGAGCGAGTTCGACGGACTGCGAGAGGCGTACGGGGCCCAGCAGTCCCACCTCTCCGAAGCAAGGGACCTCGTCAGGGCCGACCTCGACGACGCGCGCGAAACCCGCGACCAGGTGATGTTCGCGCTGGTGGCCGTCCTCGTCCTGACGGTGGTGGCGCTCAGCGTGCTGCTCCACCGGGTGGTGGGCATCCCTCTGAACAAGCTGCGGGAAGCGTCCGAGCGCGTTCGGTCGGGTGCCTTCGACCGTCGGATCGAGGCGCAGGGGCCTTCGGACGTCCAAGCCGTCGCCGAGGCCGTCGAGAACATGCGGCATCGGTTGGTCGACGAGCTTGAGGGGGCGCAAGGGCGGGAGGCGCTGCTCGCGTCTCAGACGCAGGAGCTGCGTCGCTCCAACTCGGAACTGGAACAGTTCGCCTACGTCGCCTCGCACGACCTGCAGGAGCCACTGCGCAAGGTGGCCTCCTTCTGCCAGCTGCTGGAGAAGCGGTACGGCGACGAGTTGGACGACCGGGGCAAGCAGTACATCGCCTTCGCGGTGGACGGCGCCAAGCGGATGCAGGTCCTCATCAACGACCTGCTGACCTTCTCCAGGGTGGGCCGGGTGCACGACGGGAGGAAGCCGGTCGACCTGGGGCAGGCCCTGGACCGTGCGCTGGGCAATCTCTCCGCCGCAGTCGAGGAGGCGGGGGCCCTGGTGGAGCGGCCGCGCGAACTGCCGGAACTGGTGGGCGACGCCACGGCCCTCACCATGGTCTGGCAGAACCTCGTCGGCAACGCCGTGAAGTTCCGTCGCCCGGACGTGGAGTGCCGGATCGCGGTCGACTGTGTGCGGGAGGGCGACGACTGGCACCTGACCGTCTCGGACAACGGGATCGGCATCGCTCCCGAGTTCGCGGACAAGGTATTCGTCATCTTCCAGCGGCTGCACGGCCGCGACGAGTACGACGGCACGGGCATCGGCCTCGCGCTCTGCCGGAAGATCATCGAGTTCCACGGTGGCCGGATCTGGGTCGACTCCGGGGCGGGCGAAGGCACCCGCATACACTTCACCCTGCCTGCTGTGACCGAGGCACCCCAGAACCTCTTGGCGGAGCCCCCTGCTCCCGCCACGACCGCCAGCGAGCCGGGAGACGCTTCGTGA
- a CDS encoding response regulator produces the protein MNSPVQPIEVLLVEDDPGDELMTREAFEDNKIRNTLHVVRDGQEALDFLYRRGDHAGAPRPDLVLLDLNLPKYDGRQVLEQIKGDPELALIPVVVLTTSSAEEDILRSYKLHANAYVTKPVDLDQFIAAVRQIDEFFVTVVRLPGRA, from the coding sequence GTGAACAGCCCCGTACAGCCCATCGAGGTCCTCCTGGTGGAGGACGATCCCGGCGACGAGCTCATGACCCGTGAGGCGTTCGAGGACAACAAGATCCGCAACACCCTGCACGTCGTGCGGGACGGCCAGGAGGCGCTGGACTTCCTCTACCGGCGGGGCGATCACGCCGGTGCCCCCCGCCCGGACCTCGTGCTCCTCGACCTCAACCTGCCCAAGTACGACGGCCGGCAGGTCCTGGAGCAGATCAAGGGCGACCCCGAGCTGGCCCTGATCCCCGTGGTGGTCCTCACCACCTCCTCGGCCGAGGAGGACATTCTGCGCAGCTACAAGCTGCACGCCAACGCGTACGTGACCAAGCCGGTGGATCTGGATCAGTTCATCGCGGCGGTCCGCCAGATCGACGAGTTCTTCGTGACCGTGGTGCGACTGCCCGGACGTGCGTAG
- a CDS encoding ATP-binding protein — protein sequence MNTEVTSPHEEPDQGLPSPDVLLSAEVFDGQPGCIALARNLADRFLTRLAAECMAPIGEHTRSDLMLAVSELVTNADRYSHGPYLLELEGNAERISVTVYDSSTAMPVLYGPDPSRLGGHGMEIVVALCDRVVAERVPVGKRIRAEFRLST from the coding sequence ATGAACACTGAGGTCACCTCGCCCCACGAGGAACCGGACCAGGGCCTGCCCTCTCCCGACGTGCTGCTCAGCGCCGAGGTATTCGACGGTCAACCCGGATGTATCGCGCTCGCGCGCAACCTGGCGGACCGTTTCCTCACCCGGCTCGCGGCGGAGTGCATGGCGCCGATCGGTGAGCACACCCGCAGCGATCTGATGCTGGCCGTGAGCGAACTGGTCACCAACGCCGACCGCTACAGCCACGGCCCGTACCTCCTGGAACTGGAGGGGAACGCGGAGCGGATCAGCGTCACCGTCTACGACAGCAGTACGGCGATGCCCGTTCTCTACGGCCCCGACCCCTCCCGGCTGGGCGGGCACGGCATGGAGATCGTGGTGGCCCTGTGCGACCGGGTCGTGGCGGAGCGGGTGCCGGTCGGCAAGCGGATACGCGCGGAGTTCCGGCTCTCCACCTGA
- a CDS encoding PP2C family protein-serine/threonine phosphatase — MNRRPDIETAVRAAAPHALLATLRTMLADAYGALAVELHLADYGLRVLKRLDRPDGEEEPLSLHNSAEGRAFGSQEPREQQVRHGDAVDHYLPVTVRGERLGILTVRLPAERSTPEMVGELTHVADLLGHEILVAERDTDVYQSARRTTRLTLAAEMQWQLLPARACTAAEFAIGAQLEPAYSIHGDNFDWAADGDTLTLAVTNGMGEGIQASLLTNLAVNALRNARRAGIGIADQAALADQALYDQHRGASHVSTLLLRFELATGRVGVVDAGSPQLWIQRGRTVRRMELDAQLPLGMFEESQYTVQEFHVEPGDRLLLLSDGVYEAVSPAGEAYGERALARSIQSTRLLPAATVPRAILGELSEYRVTETLDDALVVCLDWFGRQDDDAG, encoded by the coding sequence GTGAACAGAAGACCGGACATCGAGACCGCCGTCAGGGCCGCCGCTCCCCATGCCCTGCTGGCGACGCTGCGCACCATGCTGGCCGACGCCTACGGTGCCCTGGCGGTGGAACTGCACCTCGCCGACTACGGACTGCGCGTCCTCAAGCGCCTGGACCGGCCCGACGGCGAGGAGGAGCCGCTCTCCCTCCACAACAGTGCCGAGGGCAGGGCCTTCGGCAGCCAGGAGCCCCGCGAACAGCAGGTGCGGCACGGCGACGCGGTCGACCACTACCTCCCGGTGACCGTACGCGGCGAACGCCTCGGCATCCTCACCGTCCGGCTCCCCGCCGAGCGGTCGACCCCGGAGATGGTGGGCGAGCTGACACACGTGGCCGATCTGCTGGGCCACGAGATCCTGGTCGCCGAACGGGACACCGACGTCTACCAGAGCGCCCGGCGCACCACCCGGCTCACGCTCGCCGCCGAGATGCAGTGGCAGCTGCTCCCCGCCCGGGCCTGCACCGCCGCCGAGTTCGCCATCGGCGCCCAGCTGGAACCGGCGTACTCCATCCACGGCGACAACTTCGACTGGGCGGCGGACGGCGACACGCTGACCCTCGCGGTGACCAACGGCATGGGTGAGGGCATACAGGCTTCCCTGCTCACCAACCTCGCCGTCAACGCCCTGCGCAACGCCCGCAGGGCCGGGATAGGCATCGCGGACCAGGCCGCCCTGGCCGACCAGGCGCTGTACGACCAGCACCGCGGAGCGTCGCACGTCTCCACGCTGCTGCTCCGCTTCGAGCTGGCGACCGGCCGCGTCGGCGTCGTCGACGCCGGATCGCCGCAGCTCTGGATACAGAGGGGCCGCACGGTCCGGCGGATGGAGCTGGACGCCCAGCTCCCGCTCGGCATGTTCGAGGAGTCGCAGTACACGGTCCAGGAGTTCCACGTGGAGCCCGGCGACCGGCTGCTGCTGCTCAGCGACGGCGTCTACGAGGCGGTCTCCCCGGCGGGGGAGGCGTACGGCGAACGGGCGCTGGCCCGGTCCATCCAGTCGACGCGCCTGCTCCCCGCCGCCACCGTCCCGCGCGCGATCCTCGGTGAACTGTCCGAGTACCGCGTCACCGAGACGCTGGACGACGCGCTGGTGGTCTGCCTGGACTGGTTCGGCCGCCAGGACGACGACGCAGGCTGA
- a CDS encoding MarR family winged helix-turn-helix transcriptional regulator yields MPHRARRPRTRAEVSADASAASELLEVLWGRGQEAAASGTVSPSQLRALLVIEKHEGTNLRSLGEALGSRAPSVSRLCDRMEAMGLVQRAQSRTSRREVELRLSLRGRTLLEEYRELRAREVSAVLERMEPSAVAALAEGLAAFHAAASERLSPESGTADPLLREDVADSA; encoded by the coding sequence ATGCCCCACCGTGCTCGCCGCCCGCGCACCCGTGCTGAGGTGTCCGCCGACGCCTCCGCCGCCTCGGAGCTGCTGGAAGTGCTCTGGGGCCGTGGTCAGGAGGCAGCCGCTTCGGGCACCGTATCCCCCTCCCAGCTGCGGGCCCTGCTCGTGATCGAGAAGCACGAGGGCACCAATCTGCGCTCGCTCGGCGAGGCTCTGGGCTCCCGCGCGCCGTCGGTCAGCCGGCTGTGCGACCGGATGGAGGCGATGGGGCTCGTGCAACGGGCGCAGAGCCGGACGAGCCGACGTGAGGTGGAGCTGCGGCTGAGCCTGCGGGGCCGGACCCTCCTCGAAGAATACCGGGAGCTGCGGGCGCGCGAGGTGAGCGCCGTGCTGGAGCGGATGGAACCGTCCGCGGTCGCCGCGCTGGCGGAGGGCCTGGCGGCCTTCCACGCGGCCGCTTCGGAGCGGCTCTCGCCGGAATCGGGCACGGCGGACCCCTTGCTCCGTGAAGATGTCGCCGACAGCGCCTAG
- a CDS encoding STAS domain-containing protein produces MPSVQPPPNDDRAVSVTSRQERGALVLTVSGDLDIDSVPPLGRALDKAAEEGSGPVVVDLSGVGFADSTTVNVLLQGQTALGGRLRLAAPSPFVQRLIGMIGLDSAIPVLGDVDEAIDAALPS; encoded by the coding sequence GTGCCTTCCGTGCAACCACCGCCCAACGACGACAGAGCAGTCAGCGTCACTTCCCGTCAGGAACGGGGTGCTCTGGTCCTCACCGTGTCGGGTGACCTCGATATCGACAGCGTCCCGCCGCTCGGCCGGGCACTCGACAAGGCGGCCGAAGAGGGTTCCGGTCCCGTCGTCGTGGATCTCTCGGGGGTGGGCTTCGCCGACTCCACCACGGTCAACGTCCTGCTCCAGGGGCAGACCGCCCTGGGCGGCCGGCTGCGGCTGGCCGCGCCCTCCCCGTTCGTCCAGCGGCTCATCGGGATGATCGGGCTCGACAGCGCGATCCCCGTCCTGGGTGACGTGGACGAGGCCATAGACGCCGCCCTGCCCTCCTGA
- a CDS encoding (2Fe-2S)-binding protein codes for MDLTQAATVGGFFAVRTEPVPGGAHRPLAELYAGGTGPLTARVDKVAARLSAPERRVAASIAHLGLAARLWSLALGPAALFGRFPALAPETLHWDPQRTSPDDLWLADPEELPGTADRIREQVQYGHLVPLAEAVRWDGNISPQLLWGNAGSALAGAVRELVTWSRGQDRPDVAHRARALGAELFDHPDLSATGSPHTPAFRRRSCCLYWRCPGGGLCGDCVFDRAPGAVR; via the coding sequence ATGGACCTGACGCAGGCGGCGACGGTGGGCGGTTTCTTCGCCGTACGGACGGAGCCGGTACCCGGCGGTGCCCACCGGCCGCTGGCGGAGCTGTACGCGGGCGGGACCGGGCCCCTGACCGCGCGGGTCGACAAGGTCGCCGCCCGGCTCTCCGCACCCGAGCGCCGGGTCGCCGCCTCGATCGCCCACCTCGGCCTGGCCGCCAGGCTCTGGTCGCTGGCGCTGGGCCCGGCCGCGCTCTTCGGCCGCTTCCCCGCCCTCGCACCGGAGACCCTGCACTGGGACCCGCAGCGCACCTCGCCCGACGACCTCTGGCTCGCTGACCCAGAGGAACTGCCCGGGACGGCCGACCGGATCCGGGAGCAGGTGCAGTACGGGCACCTCGTGCCGCTGGCCGAGGCCGTCCGGTGGGACGGGAACATCTCGCCGCAGCTGCTGTGGGGCAACGCCGGTTCGGCGCTGGCCGGGGCCGTACGGGAGCTGGTCACCTGGTCGCGCGGGCAGGACCGCCCGGACGTGGCACACCGGGCCCGTGCCCTGGGCGCCGAGCTGTTCGACCACCCCGACCTGTCCGCCACCGGCTCCCCGCACACTCCGGCGTTCCGGCGCCGCAGCTGCTGTCTCTACTGGCGCTGTCCGGGCGGCGGGCTCTGCGGCGACTGCGTCTTCGACCGAGCACCCGGGGCAGTGCGGTAG
- a CDS encoding DMT family transporter, protein MSPLALSVLLSLVSAVAYAAGAIIQERVAARGDNSPHALVRNGVWWVAVVLNGVGAILHVVALAYGPLSLVQPLGALTIVFALPMAALFVGRRAGARAWRGALMATAGLVGLLALTGSTEPHTLRGPEQLALATVTFGAVGALILLARALSRPVLRSAVLATAAGGAFGMASVFTKTVAVEWTSGAVRSGLPTLLVIAALAAAGLLLSQAAYRGAGLAAPLATVTVVNPVVAAAIGLTLFGEHFRHGTAGTVLALACGALAAGGLVLLTKERLSAEQARAGRLRPEVAAGAGPAAGSVGVVGAGATGVGAGSAGVATGVDAVAAGARGVDATGVAAVAADVWSGGARASRARPGGTQGGTGSTYVPPLPAPLRPGGAVPRVEFGGPRRAGRDRPGEPAAAPRPERSVQTLTPPALR, encoded by the coding sequence ATGAGCCCCCTCGCGCTGTCTGTGCTGCTGTCACTGGTCTCCGCGGTCGCCTACGCGGCCGGGGCGATCATCCAGGAGCGGGTGGCCGCGCGCGGTGACAACTCCCCGCACGCCCTCGTGCGCAACGGCGTCTGGTGGGTGGCCGTGGTGCTCAACGGGGTCGGCGCGATCCTGCACGTGGTGGCCCTCGCCTACGGTCCCCTCAGCCTGGTCCAGCCCCTGGGCGCGCTCACGATCGTCTTCGCGCTGCCGATGGCCGCCCTCTTCGTCGGGCGCCGGGCCGGGGCGCGGGCCTGGCGGGGCGCTCTCATGGCGACGGCCGGCCTGGTCGGACTGCTGGCCCTCACGGGCAGCACCGAACCGCACACCCTGCGCGGCCCCGAGCAGCTGGCGCTGGCCACGGTGACCTTCGGGGCGGTGGGCGCGCTCATCCTGCTCGCCCGGGCGCTGAGCCGGCCGGTGCTGCGGAGCGCGGTGCTGGCCACCGCGGCCGGTGGCGCGTTCGGCATGGCCTCGGTCTTCACCAAGACCGTGGCCGTCGAGTGGACCTCCGGCGCGGTGCGCTCGGGTCTGCCGACCCTGCTCGTGATCGCCGCCCTCGCGGCCGCGGGCCTGCTGCTCTCCCAGGCCGCCTACCGGGGAGCGGGGCTCGCGGCGCCGCTCGCGACGGTGACGGTGGTCAACCCGGTGGTGGCCGCCGCGATCGGGCTCACGCTCTTCGGCGAGCACTTCCGCCACGGCACGGCGGGCACGGTCCTCGCGCTCGCCTGCGGGGCCCTGGCGGCGGGCGGCCTGGTCCTGCTGACGAAGGAGCGGCTGAGCGCGGAGCAGGCCCGGGCGGGGCGCCTGCGGCCGGAGGTAGCGGCGGGTGCGGGCCCGGCGGCGGGGAGCGTCGGTGTGGTGGGGGCGGGGGCGACGGGCGTCGGCGCGGGGAGCGCGGGAGTGGCGACGGGCGTGGACGCGGTGGCCGCTGGGGCACGCGGCGTGGACGCGACAGGGGTGGCGGCGGTGGCCGCCGATGTGTGGTCCGGCGGTGCGCGAGCGAGCAGGGCACGGCCGGGCGGCACGCAGGGCGGCACCGGGTCCACGTACGTACCGCCGCTTCCGGCGCCCCTGCGGCCGGGCGGCGCGGTACCGCGCGTGGAGTTCGGTGGTCCGCGCCGGGCGGGCCGTGACCGGCCCGGTGAGCCGGCCGCCGCCCCGCGCCCGGAGCGGTCCGTTCAGACCCTGACGCCGCCCGCCCTGAGGTAG
- a CDS encoding transglycosylase family protein, with protein sequence MAANGRHRRYQPSRINRASLTVTAGGAGIALPLITAASAGAASGEVWEKVAACESSGNWAVNTGNGYYGGLQFSGSTWAAFGGTEYAPRADLATREQQITVAERVLEGQGPGAWPTCSVKAGLTRGGEAPDTTPQSAGSRPVQAAAPQSAPPRKPRALPAAATPTHVPGKRDSYTVAGGDSLSGIADAQRVRGGWQKLYAANRAVVGDNPDLIFPGQRLSLTPRGGDGASAGKTAPRQAPEKQTAPPQAAPQKAAPPQAEQRTADQRAAALAKAAEQKKAELREAEQRKAEQQKKAEAEKAAQKKAAAAQAAEAAKKAAPEPPRQAPVKRSGMSAPVAASTGTAYRQAGGWSSGYHTGVDFPVPTGTSVKAVAPGRVVSSGWAGAYGYEVVIRHEDGKYSQYAHLSALHVKEGQSVSGGQRIARSGSTGNSTGPHLHFEVRLGPGYGSDIDPLAYLRAGGVRV encoded by the coding sequence ATGGCCGCAAACGGTCGGCACCGCAGATATCAGCCCAGCCGGATCAACCGTGCCTCGCTCACGGTGACCGCGGGCGGCGCGGGCATAGCACTCCCGCTCATCACCGCGGCCTCGGCGGGGGCTGCCTCCGGCGAGGTCTGGGAGAAGGTCGCCGCCTGTGAGTCGAGCGGCAATTGGGCCGTCAACACGGGCAACGGGTATTACGGCGGGCTGCAGTTCAGCGGCTCGACCTGGGCGGCCTTCGGCGGTACGGAGTACGCGCCGCGCGCCGACCTCGCCACCCGCGAGCAGCAGATAACCGTCGCCGAGCGGGTGCTCGAAGGGCAGGGCCCCGGTGCGTGGCCGACCTGTTCTGTGAAGGCCGGTCTGACCCGGGGCGGCGAGGCCCCCGACACCACCCCGCAGAGCGCGGGCAGCCGGCCCGTCCAGGCCGCCGCGCCGCAGAGCGCCCCGCCCCGGAAACCGAGGGCGCTGCCCGCCGCGGCGACGCCGACGCATGTGCCGGGGAAGCGCGACTCGTACACCGTCGCCGGCGGCGACTCGCTCTCCGGGATCGCGGACGCCCAGCGGGTCCGGGGCGGCTGGCAGAAGCTCTACGCGGCCAACCGCGCGGTCGTCGGTGACAACCCCGACCTGATCTTCCCCGGCCAGCGGCTGAGCCTCACCCCGCGCGGCGGGGACGGTGCGAGCGCCGGGAAGACCGCGCCGCGCCAGGCGCCCGAGAAGCAGACCGCGCCCCCGCAGGCCGCACCCCAGAAGGCCGCGCCTCCCCAGGCCGAGCAGCGCACGGCCGACCAGCGGGCGGCAGCCCTCGCGAAGGCCGCCGAGCAGAAGAAGGCCGAGCTGCGGGAGGCCGAGCAGCGGAAGGCGGAGCAGCAGAAGAAGGCCGAGGCGGAGAAGGCCGCGCAGAAGAAGGCGGCGGCCGCGCAGGCAGCCGAGGCAGCGAAGAAGGCGGCCCCCGAGCCGCCCAGGCAGGCCCCCGTGAAGCGCTCCGGCATGAGCGCCCCCGTCGCCGCCTCCACCGGCACCGCGTACCGCCAGGCCGGCGGCTGGTCCAGCGGCTATCACACGGGCGTCGACTTCCCGGTGCCGACGGGCACCTCGGTGAAGGCCGTGGCCCCCGGCCGGGTCGTCTCATCCGGCTGGGCGGGGGCGTACGGCTACGAGGTCGTCATCCGCCACGAGGACGGCAAGTACAGCCAGTACGCCCACCTCTCCGCGCTCCATGTGAAGGAGGGGCAGTCGGTCTCCGGCGGGCAGCGGATCGCCCGCTCCGGCTCCACGGGCAACAGCACCGGCCCGCACCTGCACTTCGAGGTCCGCCTCGGCCCCGGCTACGGGTCGGACATCGACCCGCTGGCCTACCTCAGGGCGGGCGGCGTCAGGGTCTGA
- a CDS encoding LacI family DNA-binding transcriptional regulator, which translates to MTDDRRSAGAPTLEDVARAAGVSRATVSRVINGVRNVDPAIQKVVRQAVSVTGYAPNRAARSLVTRRADAVALVVSGAGVEAEAEADVGAEAEADVGAEAAAGSGAGRAGGGSRATAGGGGSFTAQVFADPFFGRVVTGVVDYLRPRGMHPVLMFAETSRARDEVVAYLRQGSADGALVVSTHAEDPLPGLLTEAGLAAVLFARPARPVPISYVDLAHQDGARLAAEHLLSRGCRRLATISGPLDVPAGRARLTGFRDTLARHGHAYIPVAEGRFTQESGEVAMERLLVEHPDLDGVFAANDLMATGACHVLREHGRRVPEDVAVVGFDDSSAALACRPPLTTVRQPVEAMAAEMLRLLLDRPPAPSSPATSVIFEPELVVRASA; encoded by the coding sequence ATGACGGATGATCGGCGGTCGGCCGGAGCACCCACCCTGGAGGACGTGGCCCGCGCTGCCGGTGTCTCGCGTGCCACCGTCTCACGGGTCATCAACGGTGTGCGCAACGTCGATCCGGCGATCCAGAAGGTCGTGCGGCAGGCGGTCTCGGTCACGGGGTACGCCCCGAACCGGGCGGCCCGCTCCCTGGTCACCCGGCGCGCCGACGCCGTGGCTCTGGTGGTGTCGGGAGCGGGCGTCGAGGCGGAGGCGGAGGCTGACGTCGGGGCCGAAGCGGAGGCGGATGTCGGGGCCGAAGCGGCGGCCGGGTCGGGTGCGGGCCGGGCGGGCGGTGGCTCGCGTGCGACGGCCGGGGGCGGGGGTTCCTTCACCGCGCAGGTGTTCGCGGACCCCTTCTTCGGCCGGGTGGTCACCGGGGTCGTCGATTATCTGCGGCCGCGCGGGATGCACCCGGTGCTGATGTTCGCGGAGACCTCGCGAGCCCGGGACGAGGTGGTCGCGTACCTGCGGCAGGGCAGCGCGGACGGGGCCCTCGTCGTCTCCACCCACGCCGAGGATCCGCTCCCCGGTCTCCTCACGGAGGCGGGGCTCGCCGCGGTGCTCTTCGCGCGCCCCGCCCGGCCGGTCCCCATCAGCTACGTCGACCTCGCCCACCAGGACGGTGCCCGGCTGGCCGCCGAACATCTGCTGTCCCGGGGGTGCCGCCGGCTCGCCACGATCAGCGGCCCGCTGGACGTGCCGGCGGGCCGGGCGCGGCTGACCGGCTTCCGGGACACGCTGGCGCGCCACGGGCACGCGTACATCCCGGTCGCCGAAGGGCGGTTCACCCAGGAGAGCGGGGAGGTGGCGATGGAACGGCTGCTGGTGGAACACCCGGATCTGGACGGGGTGTTCGCCGCCAACGACCTGATGGCGACGGGCGCCTGCCATGTGCTGCGCGAACACGGCCGCCGGGTGCCGGAGGACGTCGCGGTGGTCGGCTTCGACGACAGCAGCGCCGCCCTGGCGTGCCGTCCGCCACTGACCACCGTCCGCCAGCCGGTGGAGGCGATGGCCGCCGAGATGCTCCGCCTCCTCCTGGACCGGCCGCCCGCCCCCTCCTCCCCCGCCACCTCGGTCATCTTCGAACCGGAGCTGGTGGTACGGGCGTCGGCGTAG